The proteins below are encoded in one region of Helicoverpa zea isolate HzStark_Cry1AcR chromosome 21, ilHelZeax1.1, whole genome shotgun sequence:
- the LOC124640757 gene encoding myosuppressin isoform X3: protein MALGNVHHLAVVCVVLAWCACAARSAPAQLCAGAADDDPRAARFCQALNTFLELYAEAAGEQVPEYQALVRDYPQLLDTGMKRQDVVHSFLRFGRRR from the exons CAATGTTCATCACTTGGCGGTAGTGTGCGTGGTGCTGGCGTGGTGCGCATGCGCGGCCCGCAGTGCGCCGGCGCAGCTGTGCGCGGGCGCCGCCGACGACGACCCGCGCGCCGCGCGCTTCTGTCAGGCGCTCAACACCTTCCTCGAGCTGTATGCTGAGGCCGCTGGTGAACAGGTGCCGGAGTATCAAG CCCTGGTCCGCGACTATCCACAACTGCTCGACACCGGCATGAAGAGGCAAGACGTAGTGCACTCGTTCCTGCGCTTCGGCCGCCGGCGCTGA
- the LOC124640757 gene encoding myosuppressin isoform X1: protein MTNIFNVHHLAVVCVVLAWCACAARSAPAQLCAGAADDDPRAARFCQALNTFLELYAEAAGEQVPEYQALVRDYPQLLDTGMKRQDVVHSFLRFGRRR from the exons CAATGTTCATCACTTGGCGGTAGTGTGCGTGGTGCTGGCGTGGTGCGCATGCGCGGCCCGCAGTGCGCCGGCGCAGCTGTGCGCGGGCGCCGCCGACGACGACCCGCGCGCCGCGCGCTTCTGTCAGGCGCTCAACACCTTCCTCGAGCTGTATGCTGAGGCCGCTGGTGAACAGGTGCCGGAGTATCAAG CCCTGGTCCGCGACTATCCACAACTGCTCGACACCGGCATGAAGAGGCAAGACGTAGTGCACTCGTTCCTGCGCTTCGGCCGCCGGCGCTGA
- the LOC124640757 gene encoding myosuppressin isoform X2 — MALGSNVHHLAVVCVVLAWCACAARSAPAQLCAGAADDDPRAARFCQALNTFLELYAEAAGEQVPEYQALVRDYPQLLDTGMKRQDVVHSFLRFGRRR, encoded by the exons CAGCAATGTTCATCACTTGGCGGTAGTGTGCGTGGTGCTGGCGTGGTGCGCATGCGCGGCCCGCAGTGCGCCGGCGCAGCTGTGCGCGGGCGCCGCCGACGACGACCCGCGCGCCGCGCGCTTCTGTCAGGCGCTCAACACCTTCCTCGAGCTGTATGCTGAGGCCGCTGGTGAACAGGTGCCGGAGTATCAAG CCCTGGTCCGCGACTATCCACAACTGCTCGACACCGGCATGAAGAGGCAAGACGTAGTGCACTCGTTCCTGCGCTTCGGCCGCCGGCGCTGA